CCGCCGACCATGTGCACCAGGGCCGGGTCCAGCGACGGGCCCTCCACCCGCAGGTCCGCCAGCCGCCAGGTGCCCGGGTACGTCCGCCCCCGGAACTCCGTCCCGCTCAGCGCGCGCATCACGCTCGACGCCCCGTCGGCCGCCACCACCCAGCGGGCGCGCAGCCGGCCCACCGTGTCCGCCCGGACGGTGACGCCCTGCGCGTCCTCCTCGACGCCGTGGACGGCCACCGACCGGTGGACGCGGACACCGTGCCGCTCCGCCTCGGCCGCGAGCAGCCCCTCGGTGGCGCACTGCGGGACGGTGAGGATGTACGGGTACGGGGAGCGCAGCCTGGCCAGGCCGAAGCCCCCGAGCCGGCGCCCCTGCGCCCACATCTCCACCGCGTCGACCCGGCGGCCGAGCGGGTGCAGCGCGGCGGCCAGGCCGCTCGGCGTGAGGGCTTCCAGGGTCCGCGCGTGCAGGTCCGTCGCGCGGGACTCGGTGACCGGGCCGCCCCGCCGCTCCAGCACCACCACGCCGAGCCCGGCCCGCGCCAGCAGCAGCGCGGCGCACAGTCCGACCGGCCCGGCCCCCACCACTGCCACATCCGCGTCCACCGCCACGGTGATCACTCTAGGGAGCGGGTCGAACGGCCCGGGGAGCCGGGGTGCCGACCCCGCTCCCCCGCCCGGTCGCGCTGCGCGGGGAGGCGCGGCCGGCTGAGGACCTGCCACCCGTTGGCACGACCCGGCGCGGGGTTCCGCGCGACGCCCGTCCCGACTCCCGTGACCTGCGCGGACCTCCGTGCGGTCCACCCGTTCGGGCGAGGCCGGCGCCCGCTCGCCCGATTGCGGAGCCGACGGTTGGTCGATCTCCTCGATCGGAGAGCACGCCCCCAGCCCGCCACGGACAAGCGGCCACGTGCTCCCCCCGGAGGATCCCATGCACACCGCACGTGTCGTCCACGGTTCCGCGCTGGCCCTCGGCGCGCTCGCCCTGTCGGTCCCCACCGCCTCCGCCGAGGAGGCCGGCCTCCGCATAAGCCCGGAGCGCGCGGCCCCCGGCTCGACCGTCACCGTCAGCACCACGGCCTGCGGGCCGGACGTGACGTACGGCAAGGGCAGCACCGAGGCGGGTGGGACGTTCCACCTGTTCGAGGGCGCGAACAAGGGCGAACTCGCCGGCACGTTCGAGGTGCCGGCGGACGCCCGGGCGGGCAGCGACACGATAACCGTGAAGTGCCCGCCGCGGATCAAGATGACCGGGACCTACGCCGTCACCCGGCACCCGAGCGGCGCGGTCGCGGCCGGCGGCGGAGGCACGGCGCAGGCGGACACCGGCCGGACCGCCCTGGGTGGGGTGCTGATCGCCGGGGCGGCGGCGGGCGGCGCGATGAAGCTCCGGCGGCGGATGCGGGCCGGCGGCCGGTCCTGAGCCCCCTGCCTCCCGCCTCTCCCGCAACCGTCCGCGCCGAACTGCGCGTGATCACCTGCGGCGGCGGCTACACCAGGCGCACCGGCTACCTCGGCAACGTGGTGGTCTACGCCACACTCTCCGCCGTGCGGTGACGGACCGCACTCCCCCGCCCACCGCGTGACCCGGGCGCGGACACGAGCGGACATGAGCGGGCCCCCGCACGAATCAGCCATGACAGCGCGGGGGCCGGGTGTACTGCCGTCGGGGGGAGCGATAGTACGGAACCGATCCTACGGGCCCGCCGGACACCCGACAGGGTGGCGGAGCCGAGCGAATCCGCCACGGTTCACGCCAGGGCGTACGCCACCCCCGAATCGGCCCCGACAACCGGGCAGCCCACCCCTCGGGGCACCCGCTGCGGCGGGGCCGGAGGCGTCGGCGCGGGGCACGGCGGCGTACGTCGGCACGCGGCGCGACCGGCCGGTGACGGACGCCGGCCGCCCATGCCCGGACGGAGGGCCGGCCGGCGCCGGTGCCGTCCGGAAACGCCCCCGGCCCACCCCGCGGTGTGCGGGGTGGGCCGGGGTACTCGCTCGGCGCGCCGAGCGGGCGTGGCAGACGGGACAGGGGCCGATTAGTAGCCCCGCCAGTACGCGCCGTAGCCGCGGGCGGCGGCCATCTTGTCCATGCCGCCGTAGGTGGCGTCGCAGTAGCGCGAGCTGGCGACCAGGTTGTCGACGGGGTTGCGGATGTCCTTGTGACCCGGCAGCGCGAAGGCGTTGAAGGTCGGCTGGATCATCTGGGTCAGGCCGATGGACGGGGTGCCGATCTTGGCGTTGC
The window above is part of the Kitasatospora sp. HUAS MG31 genome. Proteins encoded here:
- a CDS encoding FAD-dependent oxidoreductase; translated protein: MAVDADVAVVGAGPVGLCAALLLARAGLGVVVLERRGGPVTESRATDLHARTLEALTPSGLAAALHPLGRRVDAVEMWAQGRRLGGFGLARLRSPYPYILTVPQCATEGLLAAEAERHGVRVHRSVAVHGVEEDAQGVTVRADTVGRLRARWVVAADGASSVMRALSGTEFRGRTYPGTWRLADLRVEGPSLDPALVHMVGGPRGLMVVLPMHLDGWARVVLHLPQGGPEADGEEGAAALTAEAAARGWTATVRECRWTSTFRTHRRLAGPRGARRVLLIGDAAHVCSPIGGQGLNLGLRDAVSLASVLPAATARTAGPAADPLAAWRRRRRADALGVLARTDLATRAFTLRSGPARAVRDAAVRGALTTVAGRRLMAESIAGPRPAAG
- a CDS encoding sortase, encoding MHTARVVHGSALALGALALSVPTASAEEAGLRISPERAAPGSTVTVSTTACGPDVTYGKGSTEAGGTFHLFEGANKGELAGTFEVPADARAGSDTITVKCPPRIKMTGTYAVTRHPSGAVAAGGGGTAQADTGRTALGGVLIAGAAAGGAMKLRRRMRAGGRS